Proteins co-encoded in one Arthrobacter globiformis genomic window:
- a CDS encoding DUF5605 domain-containing protein — protein sequence MATFTAQTPLFDVMRDPAGHEILASHVPDLAANPLLHTLYHYQLGLILGTEESLRNDPAKKAEILAKIEALDPVPAGQDRLVRDIERTSGYEPDSVEPGSADAAFPAEVRKWERFELTLQGPSHGNPFTDVELRADFTSGGRTLRVPGFYDGNGTYRVRLLVPAEGEWFFTTDSNARSLDRITGSFTAAGTEPASRGVVRVADTFHFAYDDGSPYLPIGTTAYVWTHQGNELEEQTLASLESGPFNKMRMCVFPKSYLFNENEPGIYPYEGSLQEGFDYTRPNPTYYHHLERRISQLEELGIEADLILFHAYDRWGFSTMNAAADDLYVKYVTARLASHRNIWWSLANEYDLMFEKTTEDWERFAAIVQENDPNQHLLSIHNCRDFYDHTRPWVTHCSIQRRDIYKTAEMTTEWREQYGKPIVIDECAYEGNIDQGWGNITGEEMTRRFWEGAIRGGYVGHGETYVHPEDILWWAKGGELRGTSPDRIGFLRRILEESPGGHLEPLAGHWDAPSAGIKDQYELIYFGFNQPTYRRFVKPQDQTFEIDVIDTWDMTVETLPGTFSGRFKIELPGKQFVAVRLRAV from the coding sequence ATGGCGACCTTCACCGCACAGACCCCGCTCTTCGACGTCATGCGCGACCCCGCAGGGCATGAGATCCTGGCCAGCCATGTTCCCGACCTGGCAGCCAACCCGCTGCTCCACACGCTGTACCACTACCAGCTCGGCCTGATCCTCGGCACCGAGGAATCCCTTCGCAACGACCCGGCGAAGAAGGCCGAAATCCTCGCCAAGATCGAGGCGCTGGACCCCGTGCCCGCCGGCCAGGACCGCTTGGTTCGGGACATTGAACGGACATCCGGGTACGAACCGGATTCCGTGGAGCCCGGCAGCGCCGACGCCGCGTTCCCGGCCGAGGTGCGCAAGTGGGAGCGGTTCGAGCTCACCCTCCAGGGACCCTCCCATGGCAACCCCTTCACCGACGTCGAACTCCGCGCCGACTTCACCAGCGGCGGGCGGACACTCAGGGTCCCGGGCTTCTATGACGGGAACGGCACCTACCGCGTCCGTCTGCTGGTGCCCGCTGAGGGCGAGTGGTTCTTCACGACGGACAGCAATGCCCGCTCGCTTGACCGGATCACCGGCTCGTTTACGGCGGCAGGCACGGAACCGGCGTCGCGTGGTGTGGTCCGCGTGGCGGACACGTTCCACTTCGCGTACGACGACGGCTCCCCCTACCTGCCGATCGGCACCACCGCCTACGTCTGGACCCATCAGGGCAACGAGCTCGAAGAACAGACCCTCGCGTCCCTGGAATCCGGACCGTTCAATAAGATGCGCATGTGCGTCTTCCCCAAGTCCTACCTGTTCAACGAAAACGAACCCGGGATTTACCCCTATGAGGGATCGCTGCAGGAAGGCTTCGACTACACCCGGCCGAACCCTACCTACTACCACCACCTGGAACGGCGCATCAGCCAGCTCGAAGAGCTGGGCATCGAAGCGGACCTCATCCTCTTCCACGCGTACGACCGGTGGGGTTTCTCCACCATGAATGCCGCGGCCGACGACCTCTACGTCAAGTACGTCACCGCCCGGCTGGCGTCCCACCGGAATATCTGGTGGTCCCTGGCCAACGAATACGACCTCATGTTCGAGAAGACCACCGAGGACTGGGAACGTTTCGCGGCCATCGTGCAGGAGAATGACCCGAACCAGCACTTGCTCTCCATCCACAACTGCCGGGACTTCTATGACCACACCCGTCCCTGGGTCACCCACTGCAGCATCCAGCGGCGGGACATCTACAAGACCGCCGAGATGACCACGGAATGGCGCGAGCAGTACGGCAAGCCGATTGTCATTGACGAATGCGCCTACGAGGGCAACATTGACCAGGGCTGGGGCAATATCACCGGCGAAGAGATGACCCGCCGCTTCTGGGAAGGTGCAATCCGCGGCGGTTATGTGGGGCACGGCGAGACCTACGTCCACCCCGAGGACATCCTCTGGTGGGCCAAGGGCGGCGAGCTGCGCGGAACCAGCCCGGACCGGATCGGCTTCCTGCGCCGAATCCTCGAGGAAAGCCCCGGCGGGCACCTCGAACCGCTGGCCGGCCACTGGGACGCGCCCAGCGCAGGCATCAAGGACCAGTACGAACTGATCTACTTCGGGTTCAACCAGCCCACTTACCGCCGGTTCGTCAAGCCGCAGGACCAGACGTTCGAGATCGATGTCATCGACACCTGGGACATGACCGTGGAGACGCTCCCCGGCACGTTCTCGGGGCGGTTCAAGATCGAGCTGCCGGGCAAGCAGTTCGTGGCCGTGCGGCTGCGCGCCGTCTGA
- a CDS encoding SDR family NAD(P)-dependent oxidoreductase, which translates to MSNRLAGKTALVTGAGSGIGLAVAQRFTAEGARVYFADINAEAAEKAAAATGSDLATALPVDISEEPSVEAAYASIAAGGPLDIVVANAGVQLFGQDAKVGDLSLDVWEKTVAVNHRGAFLTLKHAVRALQGRGGSIICTGSPTAVTACGQTFTAYSSSKAGVHGLARVVAADYAKDGIRVNTVVPGYTETPLVQTIADDPTSRAGLVDSTMLGRAGTAADVEGIMVYLASDESAYATGGLFTVDGGLTAL; encoded by the coding sequence ATGTCCAATAGGCTTGCAGGAAAGACCGCCCTTGTCACCGGCGCCGGATCCGGAATAGGGCTGGCCGTGGCACAGCGGTTCACGGCCGAGGGCGCCCGCGTGTACTTCGCCGACATCAACGCCGAAGCCGCCGAAAAGGCCGCCGCGGCCACCGGCAGCGACCTAGCGACGGCCCTGCCGGTGGACATTTCCGAGGAACCCAGCGTCGAAGCCGCCTACGCCTCCATTGCGGCCGGCGGACCGCTGGATATCGTGGTGGCCAATGCCGGGGTCCAGCTCTTCGGACAGGACGCCAAGGTGGGCGACCTTTCCCTGGACGTGTGGGAAAAGACCGTGGCGGTCAACCACCGCGGGGCATTCCTTACGCTCAAGCATGCGGTGCGGGCGCTGCAGGGGAGGGGCGGATCCATCATCTGCACCGGCAGCCCCACCGCGGTGACCGCCTGCGGGCAGACCTTCACCGCCTACTCCAGCTCCAAAGCGGGCGTGCACGGGCTGGCACGCGTCGTCGCGGCTGACTATGCCAAGGACGGCATCCGCGTGAACACGGTCGTTCCCGGATATACCGAGACCCCGCTGGTGCAGACCATCGCAGACGACCCCACCAGCCGCGCCGGCCTCGTGGATTCCACCATGCTTGGGCGGGCCGGCACCGCCGCAGACGTCGAAGGCATCATGGTCTACCTCGCCAGCGACGAATCCGCCTACGCGACAGGAGGCCTGTTCACGGTCGACGGCGGCCTGACAGCACTATGA
- a CDS encoding acVLRF1 family peptidyl-tRNA hydrolase, with the protein MPGSRPTQGRAASTRTAFIPGPRLAGWVERFAASHGDLEYEDHDDGVRLAAADGATALLVAPWPDDGRPGRGSGLVERLASLASQPRTVGLVLVRRGGYGVAVASEGIILAAKTGSKYVQPRTAAGGQSQQRFARRRANQADAMVEAVAEQARLVFGGQAFEYILPGGDRGLADEVLALPALKPWAGLPRLAYLDVPDPRTAVLKKAAADACAVRVTVTDPPRR; encoded by the coding sequence ATGCCAGGCAGCCGTCCGACGCAGGGACGTGCGGCGTCCACCAGGACCGCGTTCATCCCCGGCCCGCGGCTGGCCGGCTGGGTGGAACGGTTTGCCGCCAGCCACGGTGACCTTGAATATGAGGACCACGACGACGGCGTACGGCTGGCTGCCGCGGACGGCGCCACCGCCCTGCTGGTGGCGCCATGGCCCGACGACGGCCGGCCGGGGCGGGGATCCGGCCTCGTGGAACGGCTGGCTTCGCTGGCTTCCCAGCCGCGCACGGTCGGCCTGGTCCTGGTCCGCCGCGGAGGATACGGTGTGGCCGTCGCCAGCGAGGGAATCATCCTCGCCGCCAAGACCGGTTCGAAGTATGTGCAGCCCCGCACCGCCGCCGGCGGCCAGTCGCAGCAGCGGTTCGCCCGGCGCCGCGCCAACCAGGCGGACGCGATGGTGGAGGCGGTTGCGGAGCAGGCGCGGCTGGTTTTTGGTGGCCAGGCCTTCGAGTACATCCTCCCGGGCGGTGACCGCGGCCTGGCCGACGAAGTCCTGGCACTGCCCGCCCTGAAGCCCTGGGCAGGCCTGCCGCGCCTGGCCTACCTCGATGTTCCCGATCCCCGTACGGCTGTCCTGAAGAAAGCCGCGGCGGACGCCTGCGCGGTGCGGGTGACCGTGACGGACCCGCCCCGGCGGTGA
- a CDS encoding metallophosphoesterase family protein has product MNGPRTYAPNSRSGRNGAAITRLVQKNEIDAFLGLGDFQYDTAYCADYVKYWTRLWGGTKPKLYWVSAPNHDWKPGRNEDLDNFMNGQCPGSKAKAAINQQRGFIENGKPYSKDFGNWHFAFLSSAHWRYNPTQARALTAWLDKDLAAAQAAGKHLAVVHHEPYFTSNTKEHKRARDHKPWIDVMWKHRVRLTLSGSQHNYERSCPVNNEDRCVSDGMTAFQVSTGGIGLRPFTSSPSYIVKRFSNTHGFLRMTLRDDGSFTWKFVPTTGSGTDAGTRAARK; this is encoded by the coding sequence ATGAACGGCCCGAGGACGTACGCACCGAATAGCCGGTCCGGGCGGAACGGTGCGGCGATCACCAGGCTTGTGCAGAAGAACGAGATTGACGCGTTCCTGGGGCTCGGGGACTTCCAGTATGACACCGCGTACTGCGCTGACTATGTGAAGTACTGGACGCGGCTGTGGGGTGGCACGAAACCCAAGTTGTACTGGGTGTCCGCACCCAACCATGACTGGAAGCCCGGACGGAACGAAGACCTCGACAACTTCATGAACGGCCAATGCCCGGGGTCTAAGGCGAAGGCTGCGATCAACCAGCAGCGTGGGTTCATCGAAAACGGGAAGCCGTACTCGAAGGACTTCGGGAACTGGCACTTCGCGTTCCTGTCCTCCGCGCACTGGCGGTACAACCCTACGCAGGCTCGGGCATTGACGGCGTGGCTGGACAAGGACCTCGCTGCTGCTCAGGCGGCGGGTAAACACCTGGCGGTCGTGCACCATGAACCGTACTTCACGTCGAATACGAAGGAACATAAGCGGGCCCGTGACCACAAGCCGTGGATCGACGTGATGTGGAAGCACCGGGTCCGGCTGACCCTGTCAGGGTCACAACACAACTACGAACGCTCATGTCCGGTGAACAATGAGGACCGGTGCGTCAGTGACGGGATGACAGCGTTCCAGGTTTCCACTGGAGGCATTGGTCTCCGCCCCTTCACCAGCAGTCCTTCGTACATCGTGAAGCGGTTCAGCAACACCCACGGGTTCCTTCGGATGACACTCCGGGATGACGGGTCTTTCACCTGGAAGTTCGTTCCGACGACGGGGTCGGGCACGGACGCAGGTACGCGTGCAGCACGGAAATAG
- a CDS encoding cytochrome P450, with protein MAHSLSNTDGHLGFGHGVHSCLGAPLARLEVLVTVKLLAEHSHR; from the coding sequence GTGGCACACTCGCTCAGCAACACCGACGGCCACCTGGGCTTCGGGCACGGGGTCCACAGCTGCCTCGGCGCGCCCCTCGCCAGGCTTGAGGTCCTGGTCACGGTGAAGCTCCTGGCCGAACATTCGCATCGCTAA